The Paracoccus albus region CGAATTCGTCCAACAGGGTTCTGCCGGCGGCCTGTGTCGCCTCTACCATAGAGAAGCGGCCCCAATCGCAGCGCTGACGTTCTACCCACGCAACATCTGTCTGACCCGACAGAGAGCCGCGCAATTGGTCATATTCTTCTTGCCTGGCCCTTCGGTCGACATGGATCGCCACCGCGGCACCGCCATCCCGCCATGCGCGTACCATGCTGGCCGCGACCTGCAACTGATCGTGGCACAGGAGAATAACGCCGATCCGTGTCGGTGCCGTCATGCCCAGTTCCCTTGCGAGATAAGGCCAAGTTCTTGCAGTTGCCGCCAGCCTTCGTAGCGCCGGGATTCCTCGTTCCAAAGCGTCATGTCACCCTGAAGTCCGGCGGAATAGGCACGGTATTCCTGGCTGTTGGCGTAATGTTGGCCGCGCAGCATTTCTTCATCGGATTTTTCGATGAATGTGGATAGAAATTTCGCGTGCAGAAGGGCCCCGGCGATACGCTCACCACCATTTTCGTCATAGACGAGGTTCAACGATCTTGGCAGCGCCATATGCGTCGAGGAGACGTAGACATAGTTGCGCTGCCATTTCACCAAGGGGATCTTATTCAGCGCCGGGGCGAGTTTTGGATCGCGGCCGAAAAAACTTCGCGCACGGGGCCCGCCCTGTATCCACAAATTTCCATAGCGCCCGTTCTTGTGGATCATATAGTTGGCGGGATCAAAGTAGCAGGCAATTTCCAGCGGGTTGGTGCCAGACCGGTAAGGCTCATCCCCGATCCGGCCCTTGGGATAGACGTCCAGCAACATCGCCGGAAGCGACTTTATGGCCGAGGCATTCATCCAATGCGTCAGGGCCTGTATGGGTCGGCTGTCGCAATGTGGGTAGACCAGAAATTCATCGGGATCGACTGTCAGGCACCAGTGCCCTGAGCCATAGCGGAAAAGCAGCCAGTTCAGCCAGTCCATCCCGAACCGAGAGGCTTTGTAGCTTCCCGATGTGCTCCAGACCGAAACGTCTTGTTGCTCCTTGAGGTATTCAAGGCTTCCATCGTTTGACCCGTTATCGACGATCAGGAAATGCCCTATCCCCATATTTCGATAATAGTCCAGAAAGAAGGGGAGTCTTACAAGTTCGTTGCGAAGCGTAACGAAGCATAAAATTGCGTCCGAAGGTACTTTCCGCAGGCGTGTTTCGACCGGCACCACCTGTTTGCGGCGTCGGATGGCGCGGCCAAGATACCATTGCCGTGTCGCCCGTAATCTCAGGGCGTTTAAACTTGAACGAATTCCTACGCTCACTTTGGATTACCACATTATGCGTTCAAATCGAACTTTCTTATGCTCCTCTACCCTGAGGAGCAAATTCTAGCGCGTGATTAACAATACGGAAATGGTTCTCCCACCCGGAAATTTCTAATTTCTTCATACGGATAGGGTTGATATTCGCAAGCTCAATGATTTTTCCGGCCCATTCGTCAGGGTTGGATGCGGGCAGATAGGTCGCATAGTCGCCAATGAGTTCTCGTGCAGACGGCAGCGGTGTGCACAGTAAAGGGACACCGCGCGCTGCTGCTTCGGTCAGCGGCAGGCCGAAGCCTTCAGCGAAGGACGGCATAAGCAAACCGTGGCAACGTTCGACCAGTGCAGCGACCGCCCCATCGTTCAGATGATTGCGCTCTTTAACCGGTCCATCGAGGGGGAGAGCGTCGAGGCGAGCGAAAACTTCGTGGTTATTCCAGCCGCGACGTCCAATGATGAAAAGCTGTGGAATATCCTCGCCCGACATCCGGTCGCGGATAATATCCCACGCATCCAGAAGCAGGGCGTGATTCTTGCGCGGCTCTATCGTGCCAAGTGCCAAGAAAAACGGTCGTCTCAGATCGAGATCGCCGGGAATTTCGTCCGGGCGCGAGGGCGACAAAGTCGTGCCGATATGCGCGACAGCAATGGGCGCGCGCCGTGTGATTGCCAGCCTGCCGCGCCACAATTCGATCCGCTCTGCCGTGGCCTGAGAGATTGCGATGATCTGATCGGCGAATGTCAGCGCTGTCATAAAGCGCGTGCGGAATTTTTTTGTCTGACCCTCTCGGGTATATTCGGGATGATCCAGCGGTATCGTGTCGTGGATCATCACGACGCGCTTGCACTCCGACATGTTGGCCAGAAAAGCGCGATCCAGATTCGAATGGCCGACATTCAGATAGGTGATGTCACGGCCAAGGGACTGCATCGCTTGTCGGACCAAACCCTTCCCGGACCGCCCCGCAGAGAAAAGGGCCATTTCGCGAAGTGCTGTTTTGGCGCGGGCCGCGCCACCGTTCTGGCCAGCGAGCCGTTCCCGCCATCCCGGTTGGACCGGAAGGTCCCACCTGTTGCCCGAAATCCACCGAAGAATCTTCGGCCCCGCTTCTGGTGGCAGCAAAAGCTGTCCACGGCTGACGCGGCAGATCAGGTTGTGCTTGCGGCTCGCGACATGTCCAAGCCAGGCGGCCTCGACCCGGTCTATCCCTGTCAGAGGGCCAGTGCCGATGCGAGACACCAGCCTAGAGACGTCCAGAATGACCGGCGCCTCAGCCGCCATATCCACCGATCTGATGCCAACGCCATGCGTCGCGCACCATCTGCGGCATCGTCGAACGTTCGGGTTTCCACCCAAGAACCTTGCTTGCCTGCTCACTTCCCGAGACGAGCTTCACCGCGTCGCCCGCGCGCCGAGGGCCTTCCTGGGTCGGCACTTCACGGTTGGTGATGCTGTCCGCGGCTGAAATAACCTCTCGGACAGAGAAGCCTTTGCCGGTGCCAAGGCAAAACACCTCTGTCCCGCCCCTTGTCGGTCCATTGCCGGCGCGAAGCCAGTTCAGTCCCAGAACATGCGCATCGACCAGATCCATCACATGAACATAATCGCGGATGCAGGTACCATCTTCTGTCGGGTAATCCGTTCCGTGAACCGTCAGTGCCGCGCGCTTCCCCTCGACCGCATCCAGGATCAGCGGAACAAGATGCGTCTCGGGCTGGTGAAACTCTCCGACTTCGCCATCGGGATCTGCGCTAGCGACGTTGAAATAACGGAAAATCACACTGTTCAGGCCATCAGACGCGCCGAAATCCTTCAGCATATCCTCGATCGCGCGTTTCGATGCGCCGTAAGCGTTCAGCGGGGCCTGCAAGCTGCCCTCATCCAGCACCACCCCGTCCTGATCGCCGTAGGTCGCGCAGGTCGAAGAGAAAACGAAGTCACGCACTCCGGC contains the following coding sequences:
- a CDS encoding glycosyltransferase family 2 protein; translation: MRLRATRQWYLGRAIRRRKQVVPVETRLRKVPSDAILCFVTLRNELVRLPFFLDYYRNMGIGHFLIVDNGSNDGSLEYLKEQQDVSVWSTSGSYKASRFGMDWLNWLLFRYGSGHWCLTVDPDEFLVYPHCDSRPIQALTHWMNASAIKSLPAMLLDVYPKGRIGDEPYRSGTNPLEIACYFDPANYMIHKNGRYGNLWIQGGPRARSFFGRDPKLAPALNKIPLVKWQRNYVYVSSTHMALPRSLNLVYDENGGERIAGALLHAKFLSTFIEKSDEEMLRGQHYANSQEYRAYSAGLQGDMTLWNEESRRYEGWRQLQELGLISQGNWA
- a CDS encoding glycosyltransferase family 4 protein, producing the protein MAAEAPVILDVSRLVSRIGTGPLTGIDRVEAAWLGHVASRKHNLICRVSRGQLLLPPEAGPKILRWISGNRWDLPVQPGWRERLAGQNGGAARAKTALREMALFSAGRSGKGLVRQAMQSLGRDITYLNVGHSNLDRAFLANMSECKRVVMIHDTIPLDHPEYTREGQTKKFRTRFMTALTFADQIIAISQATAERIELWRGRLAITRRAPIAVAHIGTTLSPSRPDEIPGDLDLRRPFFLALGTIEPRKNHALLLDAWDIIRDRMSGEDIPQLFIIGRRGWNNHEVFARLDALPLDGPVKERNHLNDGAVAALVERCHGLLMPSFAEGFGLPLTEAAARGVPLLCTPLPSARELIGDYATYLPASNPDEWAGKIIELANINPIRMKKLEISGWENHFRIVNHALEFAPQGRGA
- the galE gene encoding UDP-glucose 4-epimerase GalE, yielding MPPTVLVTGGAGYIGSHACKALKASGYLPVTYDSLVTGWREAVKFGPFVHGDLMDRVLLDQTFSEYQPIAVMHFAALSQVGEAMSQPGKYWRGNVCASLNLIEATIDAGVRDFVFSSTCATYGDQDGVVLDEGSLQAPLNAYGASKRAIEDMLKDFGASDGLNSVIFRYFNVASADPDGEVGEFHQPETHLVPLILDAVEGKRAALTVHGTDYPTEDGTCIRDYVHVMDLVDAHVLGLNWLRAGNGPTRGGTEVFCLGTGKGFSVREVISAADSITNREVPTQEGPRRAGDAVKLVSGSEQASKVLGWKPERSTMPQMVRDAWRWHQIGGYGG